The Impatiens glandulifera chromosome 3, dImpGla2.1, whole genome shotgun sequence genome contains a region encoding:
- the LOC124932509 gene encoding delta(12)-fatty-acid desaturase FAD2-like — MGAGGRMSDPPSNQKPQGNALGRVPCSKPPFTLGEIKKSIPPHCFQRSVITSFSYVVYDLLIASFLYYAATSYIHLIPGPPALSGFAWLIYTYVQGCVLTGVWVLAHECGHHAFSDYQWLDDTVGFVLHSALLVPFFSWKHSHRRHHSNTGSIERDEVFVPKRKEGLGSLAKYTNNPIGRTITVVITLTMGWPLYLMFNVSGRHYDRFACHFDPYSPIYTKRERFQIFLSDMGVLSVGFLLYRLALARGIAWVMCVYGGPLLVVNGYLVLITWLQHTHPSLPHYESDEWDWLRGALSTVDRDYGILNKVLHNITDTHVAHHLFSTMPHYHAMEATKAIKPMLGEYYRFDGTSVMSSIWREAKECLYVEADEDEGASKGVLWYRNKI, encoded by the coding sequence ATGGGTGCAGGTGGGCGTATGTCTGATCCTCCTTCGAACCAAAAACCACAAGGGAACGCCCTCGGACGAGTCCCATGTTCGAAACCGCCCTTTACGCTAGGCGAGATTAAGAAATCAATCCCACCCCACTGCTTTCAAAGATCGGTCATCACCTCGTTCTCCTACGTTGTATACGATCTCCTCATTGCCTCCTTCCTCTACTACGCCGCCACATCCTACATCCATCTCATCCCGGGACCCCCTGCCCTGTCAGGCTTCGCCTGGCTTATTTACACCTACGTCCAGGGCTGCGTCCTGACCGGCGTTTGGGTCCTCGCTCACGAATGCGGTCATCACGCCTTCAGCGATTATCAATGGCTCGACGATACAGTCGGGTTCGTCCTCCATTCGGCCCTCCTCGTTCCGTTCTTCTCGTGGAAACACAGCCACCGCAGGCACCATTCCAACACCGGCTCTATCGAACGCGACGAGGTTTTCGTCCCCAAACGTAAGGAAGGCCTGGGATCCCTAGCTAAATACACCAACAATCCGATTGGTCGGACCATAACGGTCGTGATCACGCTGACAATGGGTTGGCCTTTGTACTTAATGTTCAACGTCTCGGGCAGGCATTACGATCGCTTCGCCTGCCACTTCGATCCCTACAGCCCGATCTACACTAAACGGGAGCGGTTTCAGATATTTCTATCGGACATGGGCGTTCTTTCAGTCGGATTCCTTCTCTACCGTCTTGCCTTGGCCAGGGGAATCGCCTGGGTGATGTGCGTTTACGGCGGGCCTCTTCTCGTGGTGAATGGATATCTGGTGCTGATAACATGGTTACAACACACTCACCCTTCGTTGCCTCATTACGAGTCAGACGAGTGGGATTGGTTGAGGGGGGCTTTATCGACTGTGGATCGAGATTACGGGATTCTCAACAAGGTACTCCATAATATAACGGATACTCACGTTGCTCATCATTTGTTCTCGACCATGCCGCATTATCATGCCATGGAAGCAACTAAGGCGATAAAACCTATGTTGGGAGAATACTATCGGTTTGATGGGACTTCGGTTATGAGTTCGATATGGAGAGAAGCTAAGGAATGTCTTTATGTGGAAGCTGATGAAGATGAGGGCGCAAGCAAAGGCGTCTTGTGGTACAGGAACAAGATTTAG